A window from Candidatus Cloacimonadota bacterium encodes these proteins:
- a CDS encoding AraC family transcriptional regulator: protein MHNKSELDKAIRYIEAGLKTKLILEDIAEQANMSAWHFHRVFMASTGITVGEYIRKRRMCEAAKELVFTTKPIKQLASEYQYESQASFTRSFAGITGVTPGKIRRQIGPLQYFNALSYTPKGENMLSAQIKHKDAFRVVGITCQNTMKDNKIPALWNDFNQKICGNVPDAVNPGVALGICYYLEHLEMNENTPFIYLAGVEYPKDTQCPKDLQLRDVPAADYAVFEHHGALDTLNQTYIAIYNEWLPKSGYKRKNTDDFELYDQRFNYGEPDSVMEIWVPIEKI from the coding sequence ATGCATAACAAGTCCGAGCTGGATAAAGCAATCCGCTATATAGAAGCAGGGTTAAAAACAAAACTGATATTGGAAGATATCGCCGAACAGGCTAACATGTCTGCTTGGCACTTTCACCGTGTTTTTATGGCTTCCACAGGAATCACGGTGGGTGAGTATATTCGTAAACGCAGAATGTGTGAAGCTGCCAAAGAATTAGTATTCACCACCAAACCCATCAAACAATTAGCCAGTGAATATCAGTATGAATCACAAGCTTCTTTTACCAGATCATTTGCGGGGATAACCGGCGTCACTCCCGGGAAAATTAGACGCCAAATAGGTCCCTTACAATATTTTAACGCACTATCTTATACACCAAAAGGAGAAAACATGTTATCAGCTCAAATTAAACACAAAGATGCTTTCCGCGTGGTTGGTATCACCTGCCAAAACACAATGAAGGACAATAAGATCCCCGCTTTGTGGAACGACTTTAACCAAAAGATTTGCGGCAATGTACCAGATGCCGTTAATCCCGGTGTAGCCCTGGGAATTTGTTACTATCTCGAACATTTGGAGATGAATGAAAACACACCCTTTATATACCTTGCCGGTGTAGAATATCCCAAAGATACACAATGTCCTAAGGACTTACAACTAAGAGATGTTCCTGCCGCCGATTATGCAGTTTTTGAGCACCATGGAGCATTGGACACGCTAAACCAGACATATATTGCCATCTATAATGAGTGGTTACCTAAGAGCGGGTACAAACGCAAAAATACTGATGATTTTGAACTCTACGATCAACGCTTTAATTATGGAGAGCCCGATTCCGTGATGGAGATCTGGGTTCCTATCGAAAAAATCTAA
- a CDS encoding aminopeptidase: protein MIKNVQIVSQHSQVKELANDLKFEMLGQLIGSAATCQQLATVLGVSKQKIHYNLNKLLAEGLIVITDDTADNGKEVYYRAKAKNYVLDFALGKHISDGTINGRGVIQSILESEYKLPLSVIAARILKESLKLKSRQKLVIVTGKFNFPLVEKILSEAGRLGIRCTLIYQDEEMIRSKYEDYSLAAFNADYENFNRLLRSNDAYLNLNGEARYIPLKDPDKLKLRQSHFFKSSQIIKQKKIRVAMMPGLLNDTLSEKAIESELQFWKALDINYDSLAKDTIQICKDFSETEHIQITGNGSQLKFMVSRVLAETGSFTKSEYQSPMINLPGGEILIVPQSFSMNGEIRGDVAYAFGEKILKPVLQIKNNEIKKYDAESNSKLLGKAILGGGLDGRKIALICMGTNPNITLGDIDNSFKQKTRGLLSVYWGDNRALGGDVAGTLEWFIQIEQPNIQLTKKEV from the coding sequence ATGATCAAAAATGTGCAGATTGTGTCGCAACACTCCCAAGTAAAAGAATTAGCCAATGACCTTAAGTTTGAAATGCTCGGTCAATTGATTGGCTCAGCTGCCACTTGCCAACAATTGGCGACAGTCTTGGGTGTTAGTAAGCAAAAAATACACTATAACCTGAACAAGCTATTAGCTGAAGGTTTGATTGTGATAACTGATGATACTGCCGATAATGGCAAAGAAGTATATTATCGGGCAAAGGCAAAGAACTATGTTTTAGATTTTGCTTTGGGAAAACATATCAGTGATGGTACAATTAACGGACGTGGAGTTATTCAGAGCATATTAGAAAGCGAATACAAGCTTCCACTCTCCGTAATTGCAGCCCGCATTTTGAAGGAATCATTAAAACTGAAATCGAGACAGAAGCTTGTTATTGTTACTGGAAAATTCAATTTCCCTTTGGTAGAGAAGATACTTTCTGAGGCGGGGCGGCTGGGTATTCGCTGCACATTAATATATCAGGATGAAGAAATGATCCGCTCCAAGTATGAAGATTATTCGCTGGCTGCCTTCAATGCTGATTATGAGAATTTTAACCGCTTATTGCGCAGCAATGATGCATATTTAAACCTTAATGGAGAAGCGCGCTATATTCCGCTAAAAGATCCAGACAAACTAAAACTTAGGCAATCTCATTTCTTTAAGAGTTCTCAGATCATCAAGCAAAAAAAGATACGAGTGGCAATGATGCCCGGGCTTTTAAATGATACCCTTTCTGAAAAAGCTATTGAAAGCGAATTGCAATTTTGGAAAGCTTTGGATATCAACTATGATAGTTTGGCTAAAGATACAATCCAGATCTGTAAAGATTTTTCTGAAACTGAACACATTCAGATTACCGGTAATGGATCACAATTAAAATTCATGGTAAGTCGGGTGTTAGCCGAAACTGGGTCATTTACCAAAAGCGAATATCAAAGCCCGATGATAAACTTGCCGGGAGGTGAGATTTTGATAGTACCCCAGTCTTTTTCCATGAATGGGGAAATCCGTGGCGATGTAGCTTATGCTTTTGGAGAAAAAATACTCAAGCCTGTATTACAGATAAAGAATAACGAAATAAAAAAATACGATGCTGAAAGCAATTCTAAACTCTTGGGCAAAGCAATTCTGGGGGGTGGTTTGGATGGCAGAAAAATCGCCCTAATCTGCATGGGCACCAATCCCAACATTACCTTGGGTGATATCGACAATTCATTTAAACAAAAAACTCGCGGACTGCTTTCTGTGTATTGGGGTGACAATCGCGCCTTAGGCGGTGATGTTGCCGGCACCCTTGAATGGTTTATCCAAATTGAACAACCCAATATCCAGCTTACAAAAAAAGAGGTATAA
- a CDS encoding choice-of-anchor J domain-containing protein, producing MKAILGIILMLICSAMLMAQWHINEGFEDITTIPQGWSVFDDGDGLAWRNLQHANAHGGSRAAFADNYLPNQNADWLITPQFNVNAGDFLEFYARAWYGSENLQVYVSTTTAQPGAFSNEILDLQGLGSTYQLAQVDLDSFVNMDIYIGFFWQCSTYGILVDDIKIGQTEIIQPELNLPDSISFFSGETYNINAEEYIVCTDISAVSLSVEANLNIDVEIEELSISISAPDYSGEDELVFTLHDNSSGLDVTDTIIVNVLEEPAVDFVINQIRSPRDVEYQNIPLIPQLDVSNMGWADFQNSINIEMQVFSEQNILLYTDSVTEDVYLPAQESVSVSFANSFSPAQEEVLRFVFTIVTSDSYPDNNSADKLCYVLYRHTSGGPDDFGYRFLDSNDPLGPDYEWIDISESGTSTIMYNVPEFLGDDNFSEAIPLGFSFPFYGSSYGSAYVDINGEILLAENSWQTDYPAQGWGNDGNMFNYMYPIPGYSQMPALIAVYWDDLEADEGTGDVYFQTFGTEPDRYAIVQWNDLRFRSGTGAENLLTFQVILHEDGSIKMQYHTVATAQTGASIPHDFGASSTIALQNEAATVGITYLREIVQNNSYVGVEPYGNLLHDNLAILFYFSEDDQAPIIAHDAIGNTLSQDIEIKANIIDMTQPISAMLHYDTGSGWQSTTPTTNSDNNYYFNLTDLPLGSTVNYYFSAEDGAGNSVSLPADAPLTFYSFKVLPTVDAQVLIAFSGNQDYNRIELPIYEALLTELDIAYDIYNWEEYDSYILPTSYKGILAYANTGTANEKMQYFASQLTQYLDSGTDEQPRNLWFASDGLASSQHAHSNSSNIRRLMSGYFRTYYVATGLGGGTNGLAGPDSFSYENGTLLALPGTPVGAVDQEYPVYANSPDCIFPNDAAGDPYFDSVPHPEIGANYIYAFEDGPINGHAYLYHGVAATAVETPSFRALYFSFDFSQLTNPNHRYEWMEDLMDWWNIVPSATDDPQIPASNSGLISIYPNPFNPNTSISYYLEKAVPVRLEIFNLKGQRVKTLLNEQKSAGMHIIAWDGKDNKGNTVASGIYYLSLVTPDIKQARKITMLK from the coding sequence ATGAAAGCTATCTTAGGAATAATACTTATGCTGATTTGCTCTGCCATGTTGATGGCTCAATGGCACATCAACGAAGGCTTTGAGGACATTACTACCATTCCACAAGGCTGGAGCGTTTTTGATGATGGCGATGGTTTGGCGTGGAGAAATCTGCAACATGCAAACGCTCACGGCGGCAGTAGGGCAGCCTTTGCAGATAACTATCTACCAAATCAGAATGCCGATTGGCTTATCACTCCCCAGTTCAACGTGAATGCGGGAGACTTCTTGGAGTTTTATGCCAGAGCTTGGTATGGTAGCGAAAATCTGCAAGTGTATGTATCCACAACAACCGCACAGCCGGGTGCCTTTAGTAATGAGATTTTAGATTTGCAGGGATTGGGATCCACCTATCAATTAGCTCAGGTAGATTTGGATAGTTTTGTTAATATGGATATTTATATAGGTTTTTTTTGGCAATGCAGCACCTACGGAATCTTAGTTGATGACATAAAAATTGGGCAAACAGAAATAATCCAGCCCGAGCTTAATCTACCAGATTCCATCAGTTTCTTTAGTGGTGAAACATACAATATCAACGCCGAGGAATACATTGTTTGTACCGATATATCCGCTGTTTCGTTAAGCGTAGAAGCAAACCTCAACATAGATGTGGAAATTGAAGAGTTGAGTATTAGCATCTCTGCCCCAGATTACAGCGGCGAAGATGAATTAGTGTTTACTCTGCACGATAACAGCAGTGGCTTGGACGTAACCGATACCATAATTGTAAATGTTTTAGAAGAACCCGCGGTGGATTTTGTAATAAATCAGATACGATCCCCTCGTGATGTTGAGTATCAAAACATCCCCCTCATCCCTCAGTTGGATGTATCAAATATGGGATGGGCTGACTTTCAGAATAGCATTAACATCGAAATGCAGGTATTTAGTGAACAAAACATATTATTGTATACCGATAGTGTAACTGAGGATGTCTATCTTCCCGCACAAGAAAGTGTTTCAGTTAGTTTTGCAAACAGCTTTAGCCCTGCACAAGAAGAGGTGCTCCGCTTTGTTTTTACAATAGTCACAAGCGATTCATATCCCGATAATAATAGTGCCGACAAGCTCTGTTACGTATTGTATAGGCATACATCTGGGGGACCGGATGACTTTGGTTATCGCTTTCTGGATAGCAACGATCCTTTGGGTCCTGATTATGAATGGATAGATATAAGCGAAAGTGGTACTTCAACCATCATGTACAACGTTCCCGAGTTTTTAGGAGACGATAACTTTAGTGAAGCTATTCCTTTGGGATTTAGTTTCCCATTCTACGGATCTTCCTATGGCAGCGCTTATGTGGATATTAATGGCGAAATTCTCTTGGCAGAAAACTCATGGCAAACTGATTATCCTGCGCAGGGTTGGGGCAATGACGGTAATATGTTCAACTACATGTATCCCATTCCAGGTTACTCTCAAATGCCAGCATTGATTGCTGTTTACTGGGATGACTTGGAAGCTGATGAAGGTACTGGAGATGTTTATTTCCAAACCTTTGGCACAGAGCCTGATCGTTACGCAATTGTCCAATGGAACGATCTCCGTTTTCGTTCCGGAACAGGAGCTGAGAACTTACTAACGTTTCAAGTAATACTACATGAAGACGGCTCTATCAAGATGCAGTATCATACCGTGGCAACCGCTCAAACAGGTGCCAGTATCCCACATGACTTTGGTGCTAGCTCCACCATCGCCCTGCAAAATGAAGCTGCTACAGTAGGTATTACATATTTGAGAGAGATTGTACAGAACAATAGCTATGTGGGTGTAGAACCTTATGGCAATCTCTTGCACGACAATTTGGCAATCCTGTTTTATTTCTCAGAAGATGATCAGGCTCCCATCATCGCTCATGATGCTATTGGCAACACTCTATCTCAGGATATTGAGATTAAAGCAAACATCATCGATATGACACAGCCAATTAGTGCAATGCTACATTATGACACTGGCTCAGGATGGCAGTCAACAACCCCCACCACAAACTCGGATAACAATTACTATTTCAATTTAACCGATTTACCTCTAGGAAGCACAGTGAACTACTATTTCAGTGCCGAAGACGGAGCGGGAAATTCCGTTTCTTTGCCTGCAGACGCTCCCCTTACGTTTTATTCCTTCAAGGTATTGCCTACAGTAGACGCTCAGGTATTGATTGCGTTTAGTGGCAATCAAGACTACAATCGCATCGAACTGCCAATATATGAGGCCTTACTTACCGAGCTTGATATTGCCTACGATATCTATAATTGGGAGGAATACGATAGTTATATACTACCAACATCTTACAAAGGGATTCTCGCTTATGCCAATACCGGTACAGCCAATGAGAAGATGCAATACTTTGCTTCTCAATTAACCCAATATTTGGATAGTGGTACTGACGAGCAACCTCGAAATCTGTGGTTTGCATCGGATGGACTCGCCTCTTCCCAACACGCACATTCGAATTCAAGTAATATCCGCCGTTTGATGAGTGGATATTTTCGTACATATTATGTTGCTACTGGTTTGGGTGGGGGAACAAACGGTCTGGCTGGTCCCGATAGCTTTTCCTATGAGAACGGTACTCTCCTCGCCTTGCCGGGTACGCCTGTGGGAGCTGTAGATCAAGAGTATCCCGTATATGCCAATAGCCCCGATTGCATTTTCCCTAACGATGCGGCTGGAGATCCGTACTTCGATTCAGTTCCTCATCCAGAAATTGGCGCAAATTACATCTATGCGTTTGAGGATGGACCCATCAACGGCCATGCCTATTTATATCATGGAGTAGCAGCAACAGCAGTAGAAACACCATCCTTCAGAGCGCTATATTTCAGTTTCGACTTCTCTCAGCTTACAAACCCCAATCATCGTTATGAATGGATGGAAGACCTTATGGATTGGTGGAATATTGTGCCTTCAGCAACTGATGATCCACAAATTCCAGCTTCAAATAGCGGCTTGATTAGCATATACCCCAATCCCTTCAATCCCAATACCAGTATCTCTTATTACTTAGAAAAAGCTGTACCTGTTAGATTGGAGATTTTCAACCTCAAGGGTCAGAGAGTAAAGACACTATTAAATGAACAAAAAAGTGCTGGAATGCACATCATTGCCTGGGATGGTAAAGATAACAAGGGAAACACAGTAGCCAGTGGCATTTACTACCTTAGCCTTGTTACGCCAGATATCAAACAAGCTCGCAAAATCACAATGTTAAAGTAA
- a CDS encoding pyrimidine/purine nucleoside phosphorylase translates to MLKVNEYFEGKVKSIAVKNSLGNSTIGVMDIGEYEFGTNTVEYMTVISGVLIVKLPGASEWKKCTPNETFIVPANEKFQLKVEEQTAYLCRYE, encoded by the coding sequence ATGCTAAAAGTGAATGAATACTTTGAAGGTAAGGTAAAATCGATTGCTGTAAAAAATAGCCTTGGTAATTCTACGATTGGGGTAATGGACATAGGAGAATATGAATTTGGCACCAACACAGTAGAATACATGACTGTGATTAGCGGCGTTCTGATTGTTAAACTTCCCGGAGCTTCAGAGTGGAAAAAATGTACTCCCAATGAAACCTTTATTGTGCCCGCAAATGAAAAGTTTCAATTGAAGGTGGAAGAACAAACCGCTTATCTCTGCCGTTACGAATAA
- a CDS encoding pyridoxamine 5'-phosphate oxidase family protein, with product MAKTNESALQQELMAWIRQNQYVYLATCDKNQARVRPIVLFLHDERYFFATFTGDSKVAQIQNNKNVEVCIPLAEDGHTGYIRLRGIATIVNNAALKVEASERCFFFDQYFSGYDDPDYTLIEFDPDFAEYLRPGETYSQSCNLKHY from the coding sequence ATGGCAAAAACCAACGAATCTGCCCTGCAACAAGAATTAATGGCTTGGATACGGCAAAACCAATACGTTTATCTCGCTACTTGCGATAAGAACCAAGCCAGAGTAAGACCCATTGTGCTCTTTTTGCATGATGAGCGTTATTTCTTTGCCACTTTTACCGGAGATTCTAAGGTTGCCCAGATCCAAAACAACAAAAACGTGGAAGTATGCATACCTTTAGCGGAAGATGGTCATACCGGCTACATCCGTTTAAGAGGAATTGCCACGATCGTAAATAATGCAGCGCTCAAAGTTGAGGCTTCCGAGCGCTGCTTTTTCTTTGACCAATATTTTAGCGGTTATGACGATCCGGATTACACTCTCATCGAGTTCGATCCAGATTTTGCCGAATATCTGCGTCCAGGCGAAACCTATAGCCAAAGCTGTAATCTAAAACACTACTAA
- a CDS encoding peptidylprolyl isomerase, with product MMQKRNYLALILIPVILVLGLTMLYTQNRTQNDADKEEPVKEAAQNTVKTILETSYGNIELELWPDLAPKTVENFVKLSREGFYNGTYFHRVIPDFMIQGGDPNTKDDNRMNDGQGGPGYMFEDECYDEEVELTGDITSDEEAEQIWRKIIAPHMDGNKSPNAEIAQLVKDCQVSKSFEPIKKNTVEYYKELIGFEDIIYAKVLKAPVIYGSIAMANSGPNTNGSQFFIVTKEDGTPWLNGRHTVFGKVTSGMSIVHTIESLPRDERDNPLEDNQAFINGVSFPK from the coding sequence ATGATGCAAAAGAGAAACTATCTAGCGCTGATTCTGATACCGGTTATTTTGGTTTTGGGGTTAACTATGTTATATACCCAAAATAGAACCCAAAACGATGCTGACAAGGAGGAACCTGTGAAAGAAGCAGCTCAAAATACTGTGAAAACAATTCTGGAAACATCCTATGGAAATATTGAATTAGAACTGTGGCCAGATCTTGCCCCCAAAACAGTCGAGAATTTCGTGAAACTTAGTAGAGAAGGTTTTTACAATGGTACTTACTTCCATCGCGTAATCCCAGATTTCATGATTCAGGGCGGAGATCCCAATACTAAAGACGACAACCGCATGAACGATGGTCAGGGTGGACCAGGCTATATGTTTGAAGATGAATGCTACGATGAAGAAGTAGAGCTTACAGGCGATATTACCAGCGATGAAGAAGCCGAGCAAATTTGGAGAAAGATAATTGCACCGCATATGGATGGTAACAAATCTCCTAATGCGGAGATTGCCCAGCTTGTGAAAGATTGCCAGGTAAGCAAAAGCTTTGAACCGATAAAAAAGAACACGGTTGAGTATTACAAAGAACTCATAGGATTCGAGGATATAATCTACGCTAAAGTGTTAAAAGCCCCAGTCATTTACGGTAGTATTGCCATGGCAAACAGCGGTCCTAATACCAATGGCAGTCAATTCTTTATTGTTACAAAAGAAGATGGTACTCCGTGGTTGAATGGTAGGCATACCGTATTTGGTAAAGTCACATCCGGAATGAGTATTGTGCATACCATCGAATCTCTACCTCGCGATGAAAGAGATAATCCCCTTGAGGATAATCAAGCTTTCATTAATGGGGTATCCTTCCCTAAATAA
- a CDS encoding UDP-2,3-diacylglucosamine diphosphatase: MKICIISDLHFKYTKPNAEDIQNSKIVLDFLNSIIGKYDLLILAGDIFDLWYDWNYTIIKQYFPLLVKLYEISQKSCRIVHISGNHDFWFGNFLPDFLNFELYDEAFCLETDGKKIHVCHGDTHTVNDLRYQVFRRVIRIPLMKRIFGLLHPDLALGLGSKLSRSSRARKDTPSLRKKKNSGLEAYAKHLIKSSKADYVIMGHSHYPILKEIEGGSYVNSGDWISHHSYVEIISGKIELKQYNS; the protein is encoded by the coding sequence ATGAAAATCTGTATTATCTCCGATCTACATTTCAAATATACAAAGCCGAATGCTGAGGACATCCAAAACAGCAAAATAGTGTTAGATTTTTTAAACAGCATCATCGGGAAATATGATTTACTGATTCTTGCCGGAGACATATTTGATTTGTGGTACGATTGGAATTACACCATCATCAAGCAGTATTTCCCACTCTTGGTAAAGCTCTATGAGATTTCTCAGAAAAGCTGCCGAATTGTACATATAAGCGGAAACCATGACTTCTGGTTTGGAAATTTTTTACCCGATTTCTTGAATTTTGAGCTTTACGATGAGGCTTTTTGCCTGGAAACTGATGGCAAAAAAATTCATGTATGCCATGGTGATACCCACACGGTAAATGATCTCAGGTATCAGGTGTTTCGCAGGGTTATTCGAATCCCGCTGATGAAGCGTATATTTGGCTTATTGCATCCCGATTTGGCCTTGGGTTTGGGCAGCAAGCTTTCCCGCAGCAGCCGCGCTCGCAAAGACACTCCATCTCTTCGCAAAAAGAAAAACAGTGGTTTAGAAGCTTATGCAAAGCATCTAATTAAAAGCTCAAAAGCAGATTATGTTATTATGGGACACAGTCATTATCCGATTCTCAAAGAAATTGAGGGCGGAAGCTATGTAAACAGCGGAGATTGGATTTCACATCACAGTTATGTGGAAATAATTTCCGGAAAGATAGAACTTAAACAATATAACAGTTAG
- a CDS encoding DUF4159 domain-containing protein: MCRILSISYLRRILIIIMLFVFSWGWSVVDSPIKTGFARMQYDGGGDWYNDPEVLPNLARFINQQLDASIPIDQSVVKADDTKLFDFPFVYLTGHGNIRFSDVEVSNLRTWMLRGGFLYADDDYGMDQSFRREIKRIFPEREFIELDARHPLFSSYFDFSTGLPKIHEHDNNPAQAFAMFDDSGRMMMLYTYETNISDGWADPDTHGNPQELREIALSFGLNIIHYITTH, translated from the coding sequence ATGTGCCGGATACTTTCCATTTCATATTTGCGTAGAATACTCATCATTATAATGCTGTTTGTTTTCAGCTGGGGATGGTCGGTAGTGGATAGCCCCATTAAAACAGGCTTTGCCCGCATGCAATATGATGGTGGTGGCGATTGGTACAACGATCCAGAGGTCTTGCCAAATCTTGCAAGGTTCATAAATCAGCAGCTTGATGCCAGTATTCCGATCGATCAGAGCGTTGTTAAGGCAGACGATACTAAGCTCTTTGATTTCCCCTTTGTATATCTTACCGGCCATGGCAACATCAGGTTTTCGGATGTAGAAGTTTCCAATTTGCGAACTTGGATGCTTAGAGGCGGTTTTTTATATGCAGACGATGATTATGGTATGGATCAAAGCTTTCGCCGCGAGATCAAACGTATATTCCCCGAACGTGAATTTATAGAATTGGATGCAAGACATCCCTTATTTAGCTCTTATTTCGATTTTTCTACAGGATTGCCTAAAATCCACGAACATGACAATAATCCAGCTCAAGCATTTGCTATGTTTGACGATAGTGGACGCATGATGATGCTCTATACTTATGAGACCAACATCAGCGATGGGTGGGCAGATCCGGATACTCACGGCAATCCCCAAGAACTGAGAGAAATTGCATTAAGTTTTGGACTTAACATTATCCACTATATAACTACTCATTAA
- a CDS encoding radical SAM protein: protein MLFIMFRIVGYWFMKYLGFPRVMPMNYTVSLLYSCNSRCSTCRIWKKKAKNLSPDEYAKIFRSVGKSPYWITFSGGEPFLRRDIVEVISTIYKISKPRIINIPTNGLLVSTIVEKVQAIAQACPKAQIIINVSIDGIEAQHDEIRNVPGNYKKAISTFNKLNALKLRNLSVGIHTVISRFNVENFYSVANELMRLKPDSYITEIAEERVELDTVGLDISPGKVAYKSAIDYLIHRIKNEKYKGMSKITMAFRIEYYNLVKAILRDEKQVIPCYSGLASCQISPDGDVWSCCVRAKSLGNLRESSYKFKKVWYSKKAKLDRRSIHHKECWCPLANASYTNMLMHLPTLIRVSYRSFIRWWS, encoded by the coding sequence ATGCTGTTTATAATGTTTCGCATCGTTGGATATTGGTTTATGAAGTACTTGGGCTTTCCGCGTGTAATGCCCATGAATTACACGGTGAGTTTGTTATACTCCTGCAATTCCCGCTGCAGCACATGCAGAATTTGGAAAAAGAAAGCTAAAAACTTAAGTCCCGATGAGTATGCAAAGATATTCCGTAGTGTGGGGAAGAGCCCTTACTGGATAACCTTTAGCGGCGGCGAGCCATTTTTGCGGCGAGATATTGTAGAGGTTATCTCAACAATTTACAAAATAAGCAAGCCTCGCATTATCAATATTCCTACCAACGGTCTTTTGGTAAGCACAATAGTGGAAAAAGTGCAAGCTATCGCACAGGCTTGCCCCAAAGCACAGATAATAATCAATGTATCTATAGACGGCATTGAAGCTCAGCACGACGAGATAAGAAATGTACCAGGAAATTACAAAAAAGCAATTTCCACTTTCAATAAGCTTAATGCGCTTAAGCTAAGAAATCTAAGTGTGGGCATCCATACGGTTATCTCGCGCTTTAATGTGGAAAACTTTTATTCAGTAGCGAATGAGCTGATGCGATTGAAGCCAGATAGCTACATTACCGAAATAGCTGAAGAAAGAGTTGAATTAGACACTGTTGGTTTAGATATAAGTCCTGGTAAAGTGGCCTATAAATCTGCCATAGATTATCTGATTCATCGCATTAAGAACGAGAAATACAAAGGTATGAGCAAGATCACTATGGCTTTTAGAATTGAATACTACAATCTAGTAAAAGCCATATTAAGAGATGAAAAACAAGTAATTCCATGCTATTCGGGTCTCGCTTCATGTCAAATATCTCCGGATGGAGATGTTTGGAGTTGCTGTGTAAGAGCAAAATCCTTAGGGAATCTGCGCGAGAGCAGCTACAAATTCAAGAAAGTATGGTATTCAAAAAAAGCCAAATTAGACAGACGCAGTATTCACCACAAAGAGTGCTGGTGTCCTTTGGCAAATGCTTCTTATACAAATATGCTGATGCATCTTCCTACCTTAATTCGAGTTAGTTATCGAAGTTTTATTCGATGGTGGAGCTAA
- a CDS encoding glycosyltransferase, whose amino-acid sequence MSICCSVGVFAHNEEANILHLLSALSEQILDKVSISEIIVVSSASTDNTDDLVREYALKHPLVKLFTQQKREGKSSAINLFMANAKEDILLVVSADVIPAKSTIEQLVSVFEDERVGASGGRPVPINSNDSFVGYSVNLLWRLHHRMALISPKLGEMIAFRKVMDAIPKDSAVDEASIEAIVRAKGLSLRYLPAALITNKGPENISDFIKQRRRIQNGHLWLIKNQNYQVISQDKGILVRILKTEIKERPLEVFRLFAAVLLEVYCRLLGSWDFYVRGKNPFNWEISQSTKMLKN is encoded by the coding sequence ATGAGTATTTGTTGCAGCGTTGGCGTGTTTGCCCATAATGAGGAAGCAAATATCTTGCATCTGCTTTCAGCTTTAAGCGAGCAGATACTTGATAAGGTGTCTATTAGCGAGATAATTGTAGTATCTAGTGCCAGCACAGATAATACGGATGATTTGGTGCGAGAATATGCCCTCAAACACCCATTGGTTAAGCTTTTTACGCAACAAAAGAGGGAGGGCAAATCTAGTGCAATCAATTTGTTTATGGCAAATGCAAAAGAAGATATCTTGCTTGTTGTTTCCGCTGATGTGATCCCCGCAAAAAGCACAATTGAACAACTCGTATCTGTTTTTGAGGATGAGAGAGTTGGAGCAAGCGGAGGCAGACCTGTGCCGATAAATAGTAATGATAGTTTTGTTGGTTATTCAGTTAATCTTCTTTGGCGTTTGCACCATCGCATGGCACTGATATCGCCAAAATTGGGAGAAATGATCGCATTTAGAAAGGTCATGGATGCCATCCCCAAAGATTCAGCCGTAGATGAGGCAAGTATAGAGGCAATTGTGCGTGCCAAAGGACTTTCATTGCGTTATCTCCCCGCAGCACTAATAACGAATAAAGGACCTGAAAACATAAGCGATTTTATCAAGCAACGGCGCCGTATTCAAAACGGGCATTTATGGCTTATCAAAAATCAGAACTACCAAGTTATATCGCAGGATAAGGGCATTCTTGTGCGCATTTTAAAAACTGAGATTAAAGAGCGACCTCTTGAAGTATTCCGCCTTTTTGCAGCCGTTCTTTTGGAGGTTTATTGCCGGTTATTGGGCTCATGGGATTTTTATGTAAGAGGGAAAAATCCGTTTAACTGGGAAATATCCCAAAGCACAAAAATGCTAAAAAATTAA